In the genome of Natronomonas salina, the window GGGGTAGTCGATCCCCCAGTCCATGTCGCGGGTGATACAGAGGTCCTGCAGTTCGCCCTCGATCCACTCCCGCGGCTGGTTCTGGGCGTTCTCGGTGCCCTCTAGGCGGTCGATGAACCCCTTCAGGTACTCCTGGAAGTCCGACAGCCGCAGGAACCTGTGGGGGCGGGTGCGGTACTCCGCGGGGTTGCCGGTGATCGTCGAGACCGGGTCCTCGATCTCGCCGGGCTCGAGGTGCCGCTGGCAGCCCTCGTCGCACTCGTCGCCGCGGGCCTTCTCCCCGCAGTACGGGCAGGTCCCCTCGACGAAGCGGTCGGGCAGCGGCTGGTCGGTCTCGCTGTCCCAGGCGACCTCGATCTCCTTCTCGAAGACGTGGTCGCCGTCGATCCACGACCGGACGAACTCGCGGGTGAGTTCGGTGTTCGTCTCGTCGTGGGTGTGCCCGTAGTTGTCGAACTCGACGTTGAACTGCGGGAACGTCTCCTCGTACTGCTCGTGGTACTCCAGGGCGAAGGACTCGGGGTCGACGCCCTCCTCGGCGGCGTTGACCGCGATGGGCGTGCCGTGCATGTCCGACCCGCTGACGAACGCGACGTCCTGGCCGACCCGCTCCAGGGCCCGCGAGTAGGCGTCGCCGCTGACGTACGTCCGCAGGTGGCCGACGTGGAGGTCGCCGTTGGCGTACGGCAACCCGCAGGTGACCACCGCGGGCGTCTCCGTCGGGAACTCCTCGTGCATACTCGGTATGCGTAGCGTCGGGGGTAAAACAGTCTCGTTACTGGACGGCCGTTCCGCCGCCCGGGACCGCCCGGATCAGGTCAGGCGGTCGACGTCGTCGAGGAACTCCTGGAGCATGGGCCGGGTGACGTGCGGCATGCACACCACCCGTCCCTCGCCGTTCTCGGTGCGGGAGAGCCGCCAGCCCTGCTCGCGGAGTTCGGCGATCAGGTCGTGCGGGAAGTCGATGGCGACGATGGGGAGGACGGGGTCGACGGCGTCGAAGCCGCGGGCCTCGATCTCGGCGGCGAGCCAGTCGGCGTTCGACTGGGAGGTGCGGTACTGGGCCTCGTAGCCCTCGGGCCACAGCTCCTCCATCGCGGCGACGGCGCTGGCGACGCCGGCGCCGCTTCGGGTGCCGGTCAGCGTCACCTGCGACGTCGACTCGAGGTACGGCGTGTCGATGGCGAGTTCGTCGAGGAGCTCCGGGCCGCGGGCCAGCAGGCCGCCGGCGGGGACGGCCGCCTGCCCCATCTTGTGCGGGTCGATGGTCATCGTGTCGATATCCGCGTCGGAGAAGTCCCACGAGTGGGCCGTGAACGGGAGGACGAACCCGCCCCAGGCCGCGTCGACGTGGCAGAGCGCGCCGGCGTCGTCGGCCATGTCGGCGAGCGCCGGGATCGGGTCGACGCGGCCGTACTCCGTGGTGCCGGCGACGCCGACGACGAGCACGGTGTCCTCGTCGATCAGTTCGGCGACGCCGTCGAGGTTGGCCCGGAAGTCCTCCAGCGGCGCGGTCCGGAGTTCGACGCCGAGGATGTCCGCGGCCTTGCGGAACGAGAAGTGCGCGGAGGCGGGCGCGACGAAGTTCGGCGTCCGGGTGTCCCCGCGGTTGCGGGCGATGCGGACCGCCTGGATGTTCGCCTCCGTCCCGCCGGAGGAGACGTACCCCGCGGCGTCCTCGAGGCCCGCAACCTGCCCCAGCAGGTCGATGGCCTCGCGTTCGAGCTTCGCCACCGTCTCGTAGGTCCCCGGGTCGCCGGGGTTGGTGGCGAGGAAGCGCTCCGCCGCGTCGCGGGCCGCCGGGTGCGGCCGGGTGCACATCGACGAGAGGACGCGACTGAAATCCTGCGGTTCGGCCCGCTGCATACGTGTAGCCATGAGAGTGTCCGTACGTTTAGCCGTTGTGTTGTGGTCGGTTTCGTGCCTATTCGTCCAGCCGGTCGACCCAGGCGGGTCGCTCGACGCCGGGGTCCTCGGCCGACGTGAGCTCGTAGGTGAACTCGAAGGAGCCGGTCTCGCCGCCGGCGGCGTACTCCCCCGAGGCGTTCAGCCGGTGGATGCGGCCCTCGCCGTCGACGACCAACCGGGCGTCGTAGCGCTCGACGGAGGAGACGTTCCCCGGGATGGCCCGGTCGTCGGCGGGGTCGCCGGTCGACTCCAGGGTCACGAGCGTCCGCCCGTCGGTCTCCTCCGTGTCGACGACCTCGTAGGGGGCGGTCAGGTGCGACTCCAGCAGGTTCGCGCCGGTCAGCGCCGTGGGCGACGGTGAATCCGAGCGGCTGTACTCGGTGCTGCCGCCCTGCTCGACGCGGCGGTACTCGACGCTGTCGTTGCCCCAGGCGACGACGCGCGTCTGGCCGCCGTAGATCACCTGGTGGACGTACTGCTCCGCGCCCGGCGCGACCGCCATCCGCTGGCGCTCGGAGATGTCGAAGGACTGCCCCTCGCGGGCGCTCGAGAGGTTGATCGAGACGTCGTAGCCGTAGCCGCTCTCCGTGAGCGCCGACTCGTGGGCGTCCAGCAGCGTGGCGGAGTCCGCCAGTTCGCCGTCCTCGACGCCGGGTGCGGTCGACTCGTCGCCCGACCCGCCCGGGAGGAACGAGCAGCCCGAGAGGGTCAACAGCAGACAGAGGCCGACGATCGCAAGCGCACGTCGCATAGCTGTCATCTCCTGCGTGGGCATCCGATAAAAAAGGCCTGATGCGGGCCGAGCGGAGCCGTACCGACCGAACGAGTGACCGCGCAGTCCTAGCGGACCGAGTCGAGCAGGAGCTTCTGCTCGACGCGCTTGACCTCGTGCTGGACGTCGCGGACGGCGTCGATGTTCGCCGAGATCGAGGAGATGCCCTCGTTGACGAGGAACTGGACCATCTGGGGCTTCGAGCCGGCCTGCCCGCAGATGCTGGTGTCGACGCCCTCCTCGCGGCAGGTCTCGATGGTCGTCTCGATGAGCTTCAGCACCGCGGGGTGGAGCTCGTCGAAGCGGTCGGCGACGTTCTCGTTGTTCCGGTCGACCGCGAGGGTGTACTGCGTGAGGTCGTTCGTGCCGAAGGAGGCGAAGTCGATGCCCTGGTCGGCCATCTCCTCGATGCCGAGCGCCGAGGCGGGCGTCTCGATCATCACGCCCCACGTCCGGCGCTCGGGGTCGATGCCGGCGTCCTCCATCAGGTTCCGCGCGCGGACGACGTCCTCGGCGTCGTTGACCAGCGGGAACATGATCTCGACGTTGTCGTAGCCCATCTCGAACAGCTGGCTGAACGCCTCCAGCTCGTGGGCGAAGACGTCCGGCCGGTCGATGCTGCGACGGATGCCGCGGTAGCCGAGCATCGGGTTGTGCTCGTTCGGCTCGTTCTCGCCGCCCTCGAGCTGCCGGAACTCGTCGGTCGGGGCGTCGAGCGTCCGGACGCGGACCGGCCGGGGGTAGAACTCGTCGGCGACGCCGCGGACGCCCTCGACGATCTCCTCGACGTAGGCCTCCTCGCCGTGGTCCTCGATGTAGCGCTCGGGCGTCTTGTTCGTCGAGAGGATCATGTGCTCCATGCGGAGCAGGCCGACGCCGTCGGCGCCGGTCGCGGCGGCGCGCTCGGCGGCCTCCGGGATGGAGACGTTGACCTTGACCTCCGTGGCGGTCATCGGCTTGACGGGGTTCTGCGGGCGGACGTCGTCGACCGCGTCGGTCTCCTCGTCGGGGTCCGCGGAGCCCTCGGTCACCGAGCCCTTGTCGCCGTCGAGGGTGACGACCTGGCCGTCCTCGAGCAGCTCCGAGGCGTTGCCGGCGCCGACGACGGCCGGGGCGCCGAGCTCGCGGGCGACGATGGCGGCGTGGCTGGTCATGCCGCCCTCGTCGGTGATGATGCCGCTGGCGCGCTTCATCGCCGGCACCATGTCAGGCGTCGTCATCTCGGTGACGATGATGTCGCCCTCGCTGACCTTGTCGAGCTGGTCGAGCTTGCGGACGATGCGGACCGGCCCGGAGGCGATCCCCGGCGAGGCGCCGAGGCCCTTCACGAGGACCTCGCCGTCGCCGTTGCCGTCGGCGGCGGCCTGTTCGGCGCCGTCCTCGTCGATGGTCGTGATGGGGCGGGACTGCAGCATGTAGACCTCGCCCTCGTAGATCGCCCACTCGACGTCCTGCGGCTCGTCGTAGTGATCCTCGGCGCGTTTTCCGATGTCGATGAGCGCCTCGATCTCCGCCTCGTCGAGGACCTGCGCGTCGCGGCGCTCCTCTTCGACCTCGCGCTCGACGGTCTTGCCGGTCTCCTCGTCCTTGACCATCTCGATCTTCTTGTCGGCGACCGTCACGTCGAGGATATCGCCGTTCTCGCGGTCGACGACGTAGTTGTCCGGGGAGACTGAGCCGCTGACGACGGCCTCGCCGAGCCCCCAGGCGGCCTCGATGATGATCTTGGGCTCGCCCGTCGAGGGGTGGGAGGTGAACATGACGCCGGACTTCTCGGCGGCGACCATCCGCTGGACGACGACCGCGATGTCGACGACGTCGTGGTCGAAGCCCTGCTCGTTGCGGTAGTAGATCGCCCGCTGGGTGAACAGCGACGCCCAGCAGTGCTTGACGCGCTCGACGAGGTCCTCGCGCGTGATGTTGAGGAACGTCTCCTGCTGCCCGGCGAAGGAGGCGTCGGGGAGGTCCTCGGCGGTCGCCGACGACCGCACGGCCACGAAGGCCTCGCCGTCGTCGAGGTCGTCGTAGGCCGCGAGGATGCCGTCCCTGATGTGCTCGGGCATCTCGGTCTCGAGGATGAGCTCCTTGGCGGTGGCCTCGGCCTCGGCCAGCGCCGCGGAGTCGTCGGAGTCGACGTCGACGGCTTCGAACAGCTCCTCGTCGATGCCGGTGTCCTCGATGAACTCGCGGTAGGTCTGCGCGGTGACTACGAAACCGGGAGGGACGGGCAGTCCCGCCTCGGTCATCTCGCCGAGGGAGGCGCCCTTGCCGCCGACCGCCCCGAGGTCGTCGGACCCGATCTCGTCCAGCCAGAGTACAGCCATCTTGTAGTCGAGTAGCCGACCAGAGCGATAAAGAAGGTTCCGAAGCGTTGGCCGGCCGACAAACCTTGTCAGAATCGATATCGGGTTGCTAGCACACCACAATAGCCGTAACGGCCCGCCGTCCGGCGTCTTTAGCAGCCTGCTTACGCCTCGATTATCTCGTCGTCGTCGGGTTCGGGGATCACTACCGACCCGTCGAGCGCCGTCACCGCCCGGCCGCCGACCGACACCGGTTCGGACTGCGCCCGCACCAGCACTCGTCCCGGTCGGTCAACGAAGTGCCCCTGCTCGAAGACCATCTCCTCCGGCAGTTCGCCGTCGAAGGCCCGGACCTCCCGCAGGTACGCCCCGACCGCACCCGAGGCCGTCCCCGTCACGGGGTCCTCGTCGACGCCCGCGGCGGGCGCGAACATCCGCCCGTGCAGCGTCGAATCGCCCTCCAGCGCGTCGAAGGAGAACGCGTAGACGCCGGTCACGCCGAGCTCCTCGGTCAGTTCGGCGATGGCCCCCAGGTCCGGGTCCAGCCCCGAGATGGCCTCGAGGAAGTTGACCGGCACCACGAGGAACCCGAGGCCGGTCGACGCCGTCGCCAGCGGCATGTCGGCGCCGACGTCCTCCAGCGTCGCGTGGTCGGCGCCCAGCGCCGCTGCCACCCGCTCGTAGTCGAGGTCCACCTCCTCGACCGTCGCGTCGTCCTGGGTCATCCAGACCGTCCCGTCGTCGACCTCGACGTCCAGCACGCCCACGTTCGTCTCGAGGGTGTGCGTCCCGTCGTCGATGGCGCCCTCCTCTGCCAGCCAGGCGTGACTCGCCACGGTCGCGTGCCCGCAGAGCTCCACCTCCTGTGTCGGCGTGAAGTAGCGGATCCGGCGGTCGGCGTCGTCGCTCTCGCGGAGGAACGCCGTCTCCGAGGCGTTCAGCTCCCTGGCGATCGCCTGCATCTGGTCGTCGGCCAGGCCGTCCGCGTCGGGGACGAGGCCGGCGGGGTTCCCGGTGAGCGGCTCGCTCGTGAACGCGTCGACCAGCAGCGCGCGTCGCGTCTCCATACCGTCCCGTGTGTGGGGACCGCCTTAATACGTCGTCTCCGCGCGCCAGGAGATCCCGGGCCGGCGGCGGCCCCTACCAGAACGTCTCGTGGACGGCGCGGCCGGCGTCGTTGGCGACGGGCCCGACGACCTCGCAGTCGAGGATCTCGGCGGCCCGGGTCGCCGGCTCGCCGCCGGCGAACTCGACGACCTCGTCGGCGCCGACGCTGTAGACGACCCGGCCGAACCCGGCGTATCGCATCCCGCCGCTGCACATCGGACACGGCTCGGTGCTGGTGTACATGACCGTCTCGGACCGGGCCGCCGGGGACAGCTCCCGGATGGCCCGGTAGGCGAGGTGCAATTCAGGGTGCCGGCGAACGTCCTTCTCCGTCACCACGCGGTTGGACTCCCGCATGATCACCTCGTCGTCGCGGACCAGCACCGACCCGAACGGCCGGTCGCCGCGCTCGATCGCCTCGTACGCCAGGTCGATGGCTTCGGCGACGTGGGCCTCGTGGTCGAACGAATCGAAGTCGGCCATAGGGAGGCTATCGCCACCGGCTACATAGCCGTTCGGGCGGACGGACAGATTAACGGCGGTGCCCCGCTTTGCCCCGAGCATGTCCGACCTCCCCGACGAGTTCAAGTGCACCATCACGAACTGGGAGTACATCTACGGGCTCTGCCGCGGGGTCTCCGACCAGGTGAAGGCCGCCGACTTCGAGCCCGACGTCGTGGTGGCGCTGGCCCGCGGCGGCTGGTTCGCCGGCCGCTGCATCTGCGACTTCCTGGGGCTCGACGACCTGACGAGCCTGAAGATGGAGCACTACGTCGGCACCGGCGAGAAGGCCGACGAGCCGCAGATCCGCTACCCGATGCCGGAGGGCAGCGTCGAGGGCAAGGACGTCCTCGTCATCGACGACATCGCCGACACCGGCGGCTCCATCCGGCGGGCCCACGAGTACGTCACCGACCGGGACTGCGGGGCGGTCCGGACGGCGACGCTGCAGCTGCTGCAGACCAGCGAGTTCGAACCGGAGTTCGTCGGCGAGCGCCTCGAGGAGTGGACCTGGGTCGTCTACCCCTGGAACTTCATCGAGGACATGATCGACCTCGTCGGCGGCGTGATGGAGAAGGCCGACCAGGACGCCTTCACGCGCGCGGACGTCCGCCACTACCTCTCCTCGTACCACCGGATCGAGCGCATCGAGATGGAGATCGCCCAGCCGGACCGCCTGGACGAGGTGCTCTCGGAGATGGAGCGCCGCGGCGTCGCCGAACGGGCGGGCGACGACGCCTGGCGGCTCGCCTGACGCGGGCCGGTGGACCTCCTCGGCATCTTCGCGTCGGCCATCCTCCCGGTCGTCGCCATCGCGGCGGTGGGGTTCGTCCTCGGGCGGCTGAAGGACGTCGACCCCCAGCCACTGAACACCGTCACCGTCTACGTGCTGGCGCCGGCGCTCGTCTTCCACAGCCTCGCGGTCAGCGACCTCTCCGGCGGCGCGGTCGCCCGCCTCGTCGTCGGCGTCGTCGTCTTCACCGGCCTCATGGCGCTCGTCGGCGAGGGCGTCGGACGGGTCGCCGGCGGCCCCGACCCGCTGGTGGGCGCGCTCGTTTTGGTCGCCGCCTTCGGCAACGCCGGCAACCTCGGCATCCCCGTCTCGGACTTCGCCTTCGGCGAGGTGGGCCGGCAGACCGCCGTCCTCTGGATGTCGGTGCAGTCCGTGCTGCTGTACACCCTGGGCGTCTACGTCTCCTCGCGGGCCGGCGGTTCGGGCGGACTGGCGGGCGTCGAGAAGGTGTTCCGCATCCCGCTGGTCTACGCCGTCGCGGGGGCGCTGCTCGTCCGCGCGCTCGGCGTCGTCCCGCCGGTCGACAGCGCCGGAATGGAGGCGCTGGGCCTGGTCGGCGACTCGGCCATCCCGGTGATGCTGCTCATCCTCGGGCTCCAGCTGGCCCGGACGAACTACGGGCCCGCGCTCTCGCAGGCCGGCACCGCGACCGCCCTCAGGCTCGGTGTCTCGCCGTTCGTCGGCCTGGCGGTCGCCCTGGCGCTGGGGTTCGACGATCCCACCGTCGCCCGAGTGTTCGTCGTCGAGTGCGCGATGCCCGCGGCGGTGACACCGGTCATCCTCACGGTGGAGTTCGCCGCCGACAGCCGCGCCGGCGGCGTCAGCGTCCCCGAGTACGTCAGCACCTGCGTCCTCGTGACGACGCTGCTGAGCGTGCCGCTGCTGACGGGACTCATCGCGCTGCTGCAGTCAGGGCTCCTGCTGTAGGTCAGATGTCGCGGCTGCTGTCGATGGCGACGTGGTCGGTGAGGCGGAGCTTCAGCGGCTCTGTCAGCGCCGACCCGTGGCGGTTCTTCGTCACCGCGAGCCGCGTCTCCACCGCCAGGGGGTTGACCACGAGCGACAGCCGCCAGGTGACGTCGGCGCGGGCGAGCGTGAGCCACCGCTCCGGCGGTTCGGGCGCCGTCTCGTGGGCGTGCAGCAGCACCACGCCGTCGGCCTCTCGAGCCTGGCGCGAGGCAGCCTCGAGGAACTCCCGGTACGTCTCGGTCTCCCGTTCGAGCCGCGTCACCGCGTCGACGACGAGGCAGCCGCCCTGGGGGACGTCGAGGTAGCTCGCCGGGTCGGACAGCAGGGCCTCGGACGTCGCCCGCAGCACCGTCGCATCGGGGAGCCGCTCGGCGACCGTCGCCTCGTCGCGGAGCGTCGTCACGTACGTCGAGTCGTTCGCGCGCGCGACCTGCTCGGGGAGGAGCTCCGACTGGGTGTCCGGCGGTGCCGTGAGGGCGACGAGCGAGCCAGGCGGGACGCCCCCGCGGAGCTTGCGGTCGAGCTCTGTCAGCCCGGTCGGGAGCATACCCGACGGAGGGCCGCCCCGCAAATAAAGGACTCCCCCGCCGTACGGCCACCATGCTCGGCATCATCGGCGGCAGCGGGATCTACGAGGCGCTCGGCTTCGAGAACGCCCACGAGGAGCGCGTCCAGACGCCCTTCGGCGACCCCAGCGCGCCGCTGGAGGTCGGCGAACTCGCGGGCACCGAGGTGGCGTTCCTCCCGCGGCACGGCCGCGACCACCAGTACGATCCCACCAACGTCCCCTACCGGGCGAACCTCCACGCGCTCAAGCAGGTCGGCGTCGAGCACGTCGTCGCGACGAACGCCGTCGGCAGCCTCCGGGAGGACCTCCCGCCGCGGACGCTCGTCGTCCCCGACCAGCTGTTCGACCGCACCCGCGACCGGCCGCGGTCGTACTTCGGCGACGGCCTCGTCGTCCACGTCTCGATGGCCGACCCCTACTGCCCGCACCTCTCGGAGCGGCTGCTCGACTGCACCGGGGCGACCGACGCCGATGTCGTCGACGGCGGCACCTACGTCTGCATCGAGGGCCCGCAGTTCTCGACGACGGCCGAGAGCGAGTTCTACCGCGACCGGGGCTTCGACGTGATCGGCATGACCACCGTCCCGGAGGCCCAACTCGCCAGGGAGGCAGAACTGTGCTACACCGCGCTGACCGGCGTCACCGACTACGACGTCTGGCACGACGAGGAGGAGGTCTCACTGGAGACGGTGCTCGGCCACGCCGCCGCCAACGAGGACTCGATGTCGTCGATCCTCGATTCGTTCCTCCGCTCATTCGACGGGTACGACTGCGAGTGCCACGACGCGCTCGAGGACGCGATCAACACGCCGCCGGAGGCCATCGACCGCGAGACCCGCGAGAAGGTGTCGCTGTTGCTCGGCGACTACTGATCGTCGAGCAGCGTTCCGGCGCGGGACTCAGCGCTGGCGGCCGTCCTCGCGGACGTACGTCAGCGCCATGACGACGTCGTCGGGGTCCACGCGGTCTCTCGTCTCAGCGAGCCGCTCCCTGAACCGTGTCGGTGTCATGGTATGCCATAACGTAACAACCCACTCGAGATAAATCTACCGGCAAACGCGTCCGGAGTTTCGGTGGCGGGTCAGACGTCGGCCGCGGCTGCCTCTTCGGCCGGCATCGCCGCCGGGTCCTGGATCCAGAGGTCGCCGAAGAGGTCGTCCTGCTGGAGGCGCACCTGCCCGCGGTGGGCGAGGAACAGCACCCCGAGGAAGGAGTTCACGACGGAGCCGCCGGCCTCCCGAATCTCGGCGAACAGCACCTCGTCGCGGCCCTGGTCGTAGTGGGACTGGAGCTCGACGTAGACGTCGTTGATGATGTCCTCCATGTGCTCGTCGTGGGCCGTCCCCGTGACGTCGTCGGCCGTCGGCTCGTCGTCCATCCGGAAGTCGTCGTGGCCGTGGTAGTCCAGGGTCTGTGTCCCCCGGGAGAACCCCGACGGCGACTCCGAGGTGTCGTAGGTCCGGGACTCCTTCCACCAGGTGTCCCGCTCCCGCTCGCGGAGGTCCCGGACGAGTTCGTCCAGCGTCTCCGGCATCCCGCGGGCGGTCTTCCGCTCGATGCGGCGGTCCATCTCCCGCTCGAGCTTCTGGAACGGGTCGACCGCCGGTCCGCCCCCCTCCGGCCGCTCGCCCTCCGGCATCTCCCAGGGCTCGTCGGCCCACTCCTCCTCGTCCTGCTCGTCCTCGTCGACCCACATGACGTCGCTCTTCATGCGCAGCAGCACCGACGCGTAGAACAGCGCCCGTCCGCCGGTCCGGAGGTCCGAGCCGTCGAGCCGCGCGAGGAACTTGTCGGTGACCGTCACCACGTCGATGTCCCACGGGTCGATCTCGCCGTCCTCCGCAAGCTGGACCAGCAGTTCGACGGGCTCGACCTCGTCGTCGTCCGACCGGGGCTCGGAGATGTCGAACTCCGAGAGGACGTCGTCCTGGTCGGACGCCTCGTCATCGACTTCCTCTTGCTCTTCGCCGCCTGCCTCTGATTCGGTCGACCCGGTCAGCGCGTCCATCCCGTCGTCCGCCGCCTCCCGCTGCCGGCGTTCCTTCTCCGCGTCGTGGCTGGCGATGTTCAGCGGGATGTCGTCTGCGTCCTCGGAACCGTCGTCCTCGCTATCTCGCGGTTCACTCCGTTCGCCGCTCGATTCCTTCGGGGACTCCCTGCGGTCGTCCCCGCTTGGCTCACGGGTCGCTTCGCTCCCCGTTCGCGTTTCCCGAGGATCTCCCCCCGGTCGATCCTCGCTATCTCGCGGCTCACTTCGTTCACCGCTCGTTTTCTCCGAGGACTCCCTGCGGTCGTCCTCGCTAGTCATCGGCCGGCACCCCCTCGGCCGACAGGTCGATGCCAGTCACCGCCGAGACGTTGTTGTCCTGCATCGTCACGCCGATGGCGCGCTCGGAGCGCTCCAGCAGCGCCGAGCGGTGAGAGACGACGACGAACTGGGCGTCGCCGGCCAGCTCCTCGACCATCTCGCCGACCATCTCGGCGTTGGCGGCGTCGAGGAACGCGTCGACCTCGTCGAGCGCGTAGAACGGCGCCGGGTTGAACCGCTGGATGGCGAAGACGAACGCCAGTGCGGTCAGCGACTTCTCGCCGCCGGACATCGCGTCGAGCCGCTGGACGGGCTTGTCGCCCGGCTGTGCCTTCATCGTCAGCCCGCCCTCGAAGGGGTCCTCGGGGTCGTCGAGGACCAGCTCGCCGGTGCCGCCGGAGAGCCGCGAGAAGATGTCCTGGAACTGCTCGTTGATGCCCTCGTAGGCCTCCATGAACGTCTCCTTCTTCCGGGCCTCGTACTGCTCGATGCGGTCGCGGATCTCGTCGGCCTCCTCGACAAGCGTGTCCCGCTTCTCCTCGAGGTCCGCGAGCTCGTCGGCCACCTCGTCGTACTCGTCGATGGCGAGCATGTTCACCGGCTCCAGGGCCGACATCTCGGCCTCGAGCCGCTGGATCTCGGACTTGACGGTCTCGTGGTCGGGGATCTCCTCGGGGTCGTACTCCTCGACCTGCGAGGACAGCTCGTCGATCTCCCACTCCAGGCGGTTCTCGGCGTCCTCGAGGTCCTCAAGCTTCGACTGCACGCGGGAGACCTTCTCCTTCTGCTCGTCGCGGGTCTCCTTGGCGTCGGCGAGCTCGTCTTTCAGCTCCTCGCGGTCGCCCTTGAGGTCGGCCAGCTCGTCCTCGAGCTCCTCGACGGCGGCTTCCTTCTCCTCGAGTCTGTCCTCCTGCTCCTCGATCTCGTCCTCGAGGTCGGCGACGGCCTCCTCGGCCTTGGCCTTCTTGTTCTGGGCGGCCTCGATGTCGTCGTGGAGCTCCTCGATGGCCTCCTCGGCGTACTGCTTCTCCAGCTGTAGCTCGTTGAGTGCGCCGTCGAGGTCGTCCATCCGCTCCTCGAGGTCCGCGATCTCCTCGCGGATCGCCTCGGCCTCGCTGGTCAGCTCCGGGATGGCGGAGTCCTGCAGCTCCTGTTCGAGGTCGTCGATCTCCTCCTGGACCGCGGCGATCTCGTCGTCCTTGGCCGCGATGTCGGCCTCGATGGCCTCCATCTCCTCGGCGACCTCCTCGCGCTGGGCCTCGATCTCCTCGAGTTCGTCCTCGAGGCGCTCGATGCGGTCTTCGACCTCCTCGCGGTCCTTCTCGACGGAGGCGACGTCGGTCTCGATGTCGCGGACCTGCTCGGCGGCGTCGGACTGCCGGTCTCGGGCGTCGTCCAGGCGCTCCTCGACGTCCCGGACGTCCGACCGCAGGGACTGCTTCTCGTCCTCCAGCTCCGTGATCTGTTCGGCGACCCGCTCGAGCTGGCCCTTCCCGCTCTTCGTGAACGAGTAGCGGCTGCCGGACTGGGAGCCGCCGGTCATCGC includes:
- a CDS encoding segregation/condensation protein A; the encoded protein is MTSEDDRRESSEKTSGERSEPRDSEDRPGGDPRETRTGSEATREPSGDDRRESPKESSGERSEPRDSEDDGSEDADDIPLNIASHDAEKERRQREAADDGMDALTGSTESEAGGEEQEEVDDEASDQDDVLSEFDISEPRSDDDEVEPVELLVQLAEDGEIDPWDIDVVTVTDKFLARLDGSDLRTGGRALFYASVLLRMKSDVMWVDEDEQDEEEWADEPWEMPEGERPEGGGPAVDPFQKLEREMDRRIERKTARGMPETLDELVRDLRERERDTWWKESRTYDTSESPSGFSRGTQTLDYHGHDDFRMDDEPTADDVTGTAHDEHMEDIINDVYVELQSHYDQGRDEVLFAEIREAGGSVVNSFLGVLFLAHRGQVRLQQDDLFGDLWIQDPAAMPAEEAAAADV